A genomic stretch from Dissulfurispira thermophila includes:
- the cmr5 gene encoding type III-B CRISPR module-associated protein Cmr5, with protein MTDNNLTIQKSIERQRAAFAYKCAEAGKSITKSKEYKAYVKNIPMLIKTNGIGATFAFVKAKSEADVDKSGYAYKLIYEQTTEWLKQEPKGLIYEKLNNTDMVKALVELDSDKYRAVTNEVLALFVWLKRFAEGLIEGEK; from the coding sequence ATGACAGACAATAACCTAACCATTCAAAAAAGCATTGAGAGACAAAGGGCTGCTTTTGCTTATAAATGCGCTGAGGCTGGCAAATCAATCACAAAAAGCAAAGAATACAAGGCATATGTCAAAAACATTCCCATGCTTATTAAGACCAATGGCATAGGAGCAACATTTGCTTTTGTTAAGGCTAAAAGTGAAGCTGACGTTGATAAATCAGGCTATGCATATAAATTGATTTATGAACAGACAACTGAATGGCTCAAACAAGAACCCAAAGGGCTAATATATGAAAAACTGAATAATACTGATATGGTTAAGGCATTGGTAGAATTAGACTCTGATAAGTACCGAGCGGTCACCAATGAAGTCTTAGCCCTATTTGTATGGCTCAAACGATTTGCAGAAGGACTAATTGAGGGAGAGAAATGA
- the cmr4 gene encoding type III-B CRISPR module RAMP protein Cmr4, with amino-acid sequence MFKKARPFFIICETPLHCGSGNDIGNVDLPIQRERHTDFPKIEASSLKGGIREAFEEADKDIKVGSLTINISDKSTISLAFGPEQGSDHAGALGFTDARILLFPVKSMKGVFAWVTCPQVLERFKSDLNLCGVNLGFEMPQANTAPKDCSLFINGNKIVLEEYTFEIARDRDESGNCTSLANWLSENLFLANSGIQFWKEKIKKDIVVISDDEFRDFVTLSTEVITRTKINNETGTVQSGALFTEEYLPTDTVLYSLALTTPVFKEKDEEKGIFKQDSANEEDMVMEFFTTGLPEIIQLGGNATIGKGIARVKIL; translated from the coding sequence ATGTTTAAGAAAGCAAGACCGTTTTTCATAATCTGTGAAACCCCGTTGCACTGTGGCAGCGGCAATGACATAGGCAATGTGGATTTACCAATTCAGAGGGAGAGACATACAGATTTTCCAAAGATTGAGGCATCGAGTCTTAAAGGCGGGATAAGAGAGGCATTTGAGGAAGCAGATAAAGATATAAAAGTTGGTTCTCTCACAATTAATATATCTGACAAATCAACCATCTCTCTTGCCTTTGGCCCTGAGCAAGGCAGTGATCATGCTGGTGCACTCGGATTTACAGATGCAAGGATTTTGCTTTTCCCGGTTAAATCCATGAAAGGAGTTTTTGCATGGGTAACATGCCCACAGGTGCTTGAGAGATTTAAGAGTGATTTGAATTTATGTGGAGTTAATCTTGGTTTTGAAATGCCTCAAGCCAACACTGCACCTAAAGATTGCAGTCTGTTTATTAATGGCAATAAGATCGTGCTTGAGGAATACACCTTTGAGATAGCAAGAGATAGAGATGAAAGCGGCAATTGCACAAGTCTTGCAAACTGGCTATCTGAAAATTTATTCTTAGCAAACAGTGGTATCCAATTCTGGAAAGAAAAAATCAAAAAAGATATTGTTGTCATTTCAGATGATGAATTCAGAGACTTTGTAACACTCTCAACAGAGGTCATTACAAGGACAAAGATAAATAATGAAACAGGCACAGTTCAGTCAGGGGCTTTATTTACTGAGGAATATCTGCCAACAGATACAGTTCTGTATTCACTTGCCCTTACAACCCCTGTCTTTAAAGAAAAAGACGAGGAAAAAGGGATATTCAAACAAGACAGCGCAAATGAAGAAGACATGGTAATGGAGTTTTTTACTACAGGCTTGCCAGAGATTATCCAGCTTGGAGGCAATGCAACAATAGGTAAGGGCATTGCCAGAGTAAAAATACTCTAA
- a CDS encoding HI0074 family nucleotidyltransferase substrate-binding subunit produces the protein MRERVKRHLEDFKKALTNLEDGVRQSDNDLTIDGTIKRFELCYELSWKLIKEYLADMGIICNNPRDCFKSAFANGLLDNEETWLKMIEDRNYLVHTYTFEKSREIFERIRDFYADSLKYLFIHIQQKIVGD, from the coding sequence ATGAGAGAAAGGGTGAAGAGGCATCTTGAAGACTTTAAAAAGGCTTTAACAAACCTTGAAGATGGGGTTAGGCAATCAGATAATGACCTTACTATTGATGGCACTATAAAACGTTTTGAACTTTGCTATGAATTGTCATGGAAGCTAATAAAAGAATATCTGGCAGATATGGGCATAATTTGCAATAATCCGAGAGACTGTTTTAAGAGTGCTTTTGCAAATGGACTGCTTGACAACGAAGAGACATGGCTTAAGATGATAGAAGATAGAAACTATTTAGTCCATACCTACACCTTTGAGAAATCAAGGGAAATATTTGAGAGAATAAGGGATTTTTATGCAGATTCGCTGAAATATCTTTTTATCCATATACAACAAAAAATTGTAGGAGACTAA
- the cmr6 gene encoding type III-B CRISPR module RAMP protein Cmr6, with product MYPQLEVDVMNPHYGDYYQGKEKSNKPVPPADYLNPNPIPFLTVGKDTKFEFTVGMKKLKQANEILKNGSSRLISECEGLTAEKNLHEIAISWLKKALTEHGIAAKTAVGYGYFEKT from the coding sequence TTGTACCCGCAACTTGAGGTTGATGTAATGAATCCGCACTATGGGGATTATTATCAAGGCAAAGAAAAAAGCAATAAGCCTGTTCCACCAGCGGATTATTTAAATCCCAACCCAATCCCATTTCTAACAGTAGGCAAAGATACTAAATTTGAATTTACTGTAGGGATGAAAAAACTCAAGCAGGCAAATGAAATCTTAAAAAATGGTTCAAGCAGGCTAATTTCTGAATGTGAGGGCTTGACTGCAGAGAAAAATCTACATGAAATTGCAATATCATGGCTTAAAAAGGCATTGACTGAACACGGCATCGCTGCAAAGACAGCAGTAGGATATGGATATTTTGAAAAGACTTAA
- the cmr3 gene encoding type III-B CRISPR module-associated protein Cmr3, whose amino-acid sequence MKRITINALDVLFLRDGKPFTMGSDTWGSGISLPYPSMIYGVLRSLYFSHNISMLKHAAPIDELNHNDPTRNLKIKGIYLKRASDLLFPVPMDCVVLKNSRDEKLIPLMPVKAQCISNCKTSAVLRPEKGEQIESAEDGWIDKAAMEEYLNGIYENMSYSKLSDFVLSEAKIGIARNNKTHIAEDSMLYRVGMKRLKDTTIVVDIDGLEIPDAGIIKIGGEGRPASFKAIDIDETSILQPAINSNKIEKIKLYIATPAIFKKGWLPQTIDDRDLEGEINGIGLKLITAAIGRPLYVGGFDIKKGPKPMKRAVPAGSVYYFEIHGQYSNEQIINALHDKAISDREQDRQQGFGIAYVGKWE is encoded by the coding sequence ATGAAGAGGATTACAATAAATGCACTTGATGTATTATTTTTGAGAGACGGCAAGCCTTTTACTATGGGTAGTGACACATGGGGAAGTGGGATATCCCTACCATATCCATCAATGATTTATGGTGTATTACGTTCACTTTATTTTTCTCATAATATTAGCATGCTTAAACACGCAGCACCGATTGATGAACTGAATCATAACGACCCCACAAGAAACCTTAAGATTAAAGGCATTTATCTCAAACGGGCTTCTGACCTATTATTTCCTGTGCCAATGGATTGTGTAGTTCTGAAGAATAGCAGGGATGAAAAGCTAATACCCCTGATGCCTGTGAAGGCACAGTGCATAAGCAACTGTAAAACTTCAGCAGTATTGCGTCCTGAAAAAGGAGAGCAAATAGAAAGTGCAGAAGACGGCTGGATTGATAAAGCAGCAATGGAAGAATATTTAAATGGCATTTATGAAAACATGTCTTATTCAAAATTATCTGATTTTGTCTTATCAGAGGCAAAAATAGGTATTGCAAGGAATAATAAGACACACATTGCAGAAGATTCAATGCTATACAGGGTAGGTATGAAAAGGCTCAAAGACACTACAATTGTTGTTGATATAGATGGGCTTGAGATACCTGATGCTGGTATCATAAAAATCGGGGGCGAAGGCAGACCAGCATCGTTTAAGGCTATTGATATTGATGAAACATCTATCTTACAGCCAGCGATTAACAGCAATAAGATAGAGAAAATAAAACTTTATATTGCCACACCGGCTATCTTTAAGAAAGGTTGGCTGCCTCAGACAATAGATGACAGAGATCTTGAAGGTGAAATCAATGGCATTGGTTTGAAACTAATAACTGCTGCAATCGGAAGACCTCTTTATGTTGGTGGATTTGACATTAAAAAAGGTCCAAAGCCTATGAAGCGGGCAGTGCCAGCAGGAAGCGTGTATTATTTTGAAATTCACGGACAATACAGCAATGAACAAATCATAAATGCCCTTCATGATAAGGCGATCAGTGACAGAGAACAAGACAGGCAGCAAGGCTTTGGCATAGCATATGTGGGTAAATGGGAATGA
- the cas2 gene encoding CRISPR-associated endonuclease Cas2 produces the protein MKKTRFSDYAVVYDITDDLERARVDKVLKGFGFRIQKSVFECRLDRKNRDELIKKLNALNIQTGFIKIYRLEYSYKSNIIDVKDTDDIDDGYVFVV, from the coding sequence ATGAAAAAGACCAGATTTTCAGATTACGCAGTTGTGTATGACATAACTGATGACCTTGAAAGGGCAAGGGTTGACAAGGTGCTTAAAGGATTTGGTTTCAGAATCCAAAAGAGTGTCTTTGAATGCAGACTGGACAGAAAGAATAGGGATGAACTAATTAAGAAACTTAATGCCCTTAATATACAGACAGGATTTATAAAAATATACCGGCTTGAATATTCCTATAAAAGTAACATAATAGATGTAAAAGATACAGACGATATTGATGATGGTTATGTATTTGTGGTATAA
- the cas2 gene encoding CRISPR-associated endonuclease Cas2 gives MKKTRFSDYAVVYDITDDLERARVDKVLKGFGFRIQKSVFECRLDRKNRDELIKKLNALNIQTGFIKIYRLEYSYKSNIIGVKDTDDIDDGYVFVV, from the coding sequence ATGAAAAAGACCAGATTTTCAGATTACGCAGTTGTGTATGACATAACTGATGACCTTGAAAGGGCAAGGGTTGACAAGGTGCTTAAAGGATTTGGTTTCAGAATCCAAAAGAGTGTCTTTGAATGCAGACTGGACAGAAAGAATAGGGATGAACTAATTAAGAAACTTAATGCCCTTAATATACAGACAGGATTTATAAAAATATACAGGCTTGAATATTCCTATAAAAGTAACATAATAGGTGTAAAAGATACAGACGATATTGATGATGGTTATGTATTTGTGGTATAA
- the cmr1 gene encoding type III-B CRISPR module RAMP protein Cmr1, with the protein MKTVGFTLTTITPMFLSGIDSRTPELRAPSIKGAMRFWWRALKAEPDIDKLRKKEDQIFGSSDEKIGRAKFSIRVSQIDKKSPSTYKNPDKYDPVGYHFYSVFMEGGRERYYSPEENRFKIILTSQDEGILKIASASLWALVYLGAIGTRARRGAGNMAIISVDDADKILDDTGLDFIPKGNNSEEVAKWIRDNCNTAKAIINKDKTTFVSEYSNLCFSRFVIGNQPFKSWKDALGAAGFKAFRDKNKSRILETPSFGFPVRHRTNNINNITVTGRVGKDSFSRRSSPIIFKIIKSGSYYYWMVLRLSGEFLPEGGVIKANNNTQKPDYSIIDEFWAELKKRGVEHILSMPDTLMTIIDKLKKDIDPQKIILFGSKARGDFHSRSDTDIAVETDKSLEELLLNGAVDIVDMNRANDELKDKIKKEGVVIYERKGEEAS; encoded by the coding sequence TACCATTACACCAATGTTTTTATCAGGAATCGATAGCAGAACCCCTGAACTTCGCGCACCTTCAATTAAAGGAGCAATGCGGTTCTGGTGGCGAGCATTAAAGGCAGAGCCTGATATAGATAAACTTCGTAAAAAAGAAGACCAGATATTTGGCAGCAGTGATGAAAAGATCGGAAGGGCAAAGTTTTCGATCAGAGTTTCACAGATTGATAAAAAGTCTCCCAGCACCTATAAAAATCCTGATAAGTATGACCCTGTGGGGTATCATTTTTATTCTGTGTTTATGGAGGGGGGTAGAGAACGGTATTATTCCCCTGAGGAAAACAGATTCAAGATAATACTGACTTCACAAGATGAAGGCATCTTAAAAATTGCATCTGCATCTCTATGGGCACTGGTTTATTTAGGTGCTATTGGAACAAGGGCAAGACGCGGTGCTGGAAACATGGCTATAATCAGTGTTGATGACGCAGACAAAATACTTGACGATACTGGATTAGATTTTATTCCCAAGGGTAATAATTCAGAAGAAGTGGCAAAATGGATAAGGGATAATTGCAATACGGCTAAAGCAATAATAAACAAGGATAAGACAACCTTTGTCTCTGAATATTCAAACCTTTGTTTTTCTCGGTTTGTAATTGGCAATCAACCTTTTAAATCATGGAAAGATGCCCTTGGAGCAGCAGGTTTCAAGGCATTTAGAGACAAAAATAAATCAAGAATCTTGGAGACCCCATCCTTTGGTTTTCCTGTAAGGCATAGAACAAATAATATAAATAATATAACTGTAACAGGCAGGGTAGGCAAGGACTCCTTCTCACGAAGAAGTTCTCCTATTATTTTTAAAATAATCAAATCAGGGAGCTATTACTATTGGATGGTCTTGAGGCTTTCAGGTGAATTTTTGCCTGAGGGAGGAGTAATTAAAGCAAACAATAACACACAAAAGCCAGACTACAGCATTATTGATGAGTTTTGGGCAGAACTCAAAAAAAGAGGCGTAGAACATATATTGTCAATGCCTGATACCCTTATGACTATCATTGACAAGTTGAAAAAAGATATAGACCCTCAGAAAATCATACTTTTTGGTTCAAAGGCAAGGGGTGATTTTCATAGCCGTTCAGATACTGATATTGCGGTTGAAACAGACAAATCTTTAGAAGAATTGCTTCTTAATGGTGCAGTAGATATAGTTGACATGAATAGGGCTAATGATGAGTTGAAGGATAAGATAAAAAAAGAGGGAGTAGTGATATATGAGAGAAAGGGTGAAGAGGCATCTTGA
- the cmr6 gene encoding type III-B CRISPR module RAMP protein Cmr6 has product MYPQLEVDVMNPHYGDYYQGKEKSNKPVPPADYLNPNPIPFLTVGKDTKFEFTVGMKKLKQAREILKNGSSRLISECEGLTVEKKLHEIAISWLKKALTQHGIGAKTAVGYGYFEKT; this is encoded by the coding sequence TTGTACCCGCAACTTGAGGTTGATGTAATGAATCCGCACTATGGGGATTATTATCAAGGCAAAGAAAAAAGCAATAAGCCTGTTCCACCAGCGGATTATTTAAATCCCAACCCAATCCCATTTCTAACAGTAGGCAAAGATACTAAATTTGAATTTACTGTAGGGATGAAAAAACTCAAGCAGGCAAGGGAAATCTTAAAAAATGGCTCAAGCAGGCTAATTTCTGAATGTGAGGGCTTGACTGTAGAGAAAAAGCTACATGAAATTGCAATATCATGGCTTAAAAAGGCATTGACTCAACACGGCATCGGTGCAAAGACAGCAGTAGGATATGGATATTTTGAAAAGACTTAA
- the cas10 gene encoding type III-B CRISPR-associated protein Cas10/Cmr2, protein MENKFLFLFTITPVQSFINQARKAQDLYAGSFMLSHFSKAAANKLKMEFDCEIIFPDIANNSIPNRFAAVVNVNENEAQAVGDSLQKAVEAEIKRIGDSVINGLKINKPNGFDEQLSSYFTVSYLFVPYNEDDYKQCYSELESLMGAIKSVRAFSQYPDSERGRKCSICGERNVKFYRMAENEKDIERIKKLKLFSNDVYAVKNSDYRELGPRYLQAGEGLCGVCFTKRGLDRAGIPEYKAKFPSTSKIALFDAFKQLREKRGDLGTIIDSDNYEPQGIFALKNNKNLDDFPELSEMEKKNTRELYEAMEDYKISYSPYYAVMLFDGDSMGEWLSGNKIKDEKLKEFHKELTKKLGEFANAVRDTIKEPLGVTVYAGGEDFLGFFNIKYLLEGMKHLRNKFNELVNLPLKDFYADNTYNMTFSAGAVIAHIKTPLSEVLNWARKVEQEAKDIDDTKDAFAIAVLKHSGEIEKTVFKWRVNDTYTTDLMSKIVTEINNDRLSNTFIKKLNQELIKLLDKDGNYRDDNIIKAEIKRLLMRSFMKTKDEDEDAFKKRKAETAKELQLHNLLIHSNGVRNFLNFLNITDFIARQAKGGAA, encoded by the coding sequence ATGGAAAACAAATTTCTTTTCCTTTTCACAATCACCCCTGTGCAATCTTTTATTAATCAGGCAAGGAAGGCGCAGGATTTGTATGCCGGGAGTTTCATGCTCTCTCATTTTAGTAAAGCAGCCGCAAATAAGCTAAAAATGGAGTTTGACTGTGAGATTATCTTCCCTGACATAGCAAATAATTCAATCCCCAATCGGTTTGCTGCTGTTGTTAATGTCAATGAAAACGAGGCTCAGGCAGTAGGAGATAGTCTTCAGAAGGCAGTAGAGGCTGAAATAAAAAGGATAGGTGATAGTGTTATCAATGGCTTAAAAATAAATAAACCAAATGGTTTTGATGAACAGTTGAGTAGTTATTTCACTGTTAGCTATCTATTCGTTCCATACAATGAGGATGATTATAAGCAATGCTACTCGGAGTTAGAGTCCTTGATGGGTGCTATAAAGTCTGTCAGGGCATTTAGTCAGTATCCAGATTCAGAGCGCGGAAGGAAATGCTCTATCTGTGGCGAGAGAAATGTCAAATTCTATAGAATGGCAGAAAATGAAAAAGACATTGAGAGGATAAAAAAACTCAAACTCTTTTCAAATGATGTATATGCTGTTAAAAACAGCGACTACAGAGAATTAGGTCCCCGCTATTTACAGGCTGGCGAAGGTCTTTGTGGTGTATGCTTTACAAAGCGCGGTCTTGATAGAGCAGGCATTCCTGAATACAAGGCAAAATTCCCTTCAACATCAAAGATTGCATTATTTGATGCATTCAAGCAGTTAAGAGAAAAAAGAGGGGATTTAGGCACTATCATTGATTCAGATAATTATGAACCTCAAGGCATCTTTGCCCTGAAAAACAATAAAAACTTAGATGATTTTCCTGAACTATCAGAGATGGAGAAGAAAAATACCAGAGAACTCTATGAAGCCATGGAAGACTATAAAATCTCCTATTCTCCTTATTATGCTGTCATGCTTTTTGATGGTGATAGCATGGGCGAATGGCTTTCAGGCAACAAGATAAAAGATGAAAAGTTAAAAGAGTTTCACAAAGAACTGACAAAAAAACTTGGTGAGTTTGCAAATGCTGTAAGGGATACAATCAAAGAACCATTAGGCGTAACAGTCTATGCTGGTGGAGAGGACTTTCTTGGATTTTTCAACATCAAATATCTGCTTGAAGGCATGAAACATCTTCGGAATAAGTTTAACGAATTGGTAAATCTGCCACTTAAAGACTTTTATGCTGATAATACTTATAACATGACCTTTTCAGCAGGTGCAGTTATAGCGCATATAAAAACTCCACTATCAGAGGTTTTGAACTGGGCAAGAAAAGTGGAGCAAGAGGCAAAAGATATCGATGACACTAAAGATGCCTTTGCGATTGCAGTGCTAAAGCATTCAGGAGAGATCGAAAAAACAGTCTTTAAATGGAGAGTAAATGACACATACACTACTGATTTGATGTCCAAAATAGTAACTGAAATCAATAATGACAGACTATCAAATACATTTATCAAGAAATTAAATCAAGAGTTAATCAAACTGCTTGATAAAGATGGAAATTACCGTGATGACAATATCATTAAAGCCGAGATCAAGAGACTTCTAATGAGGTCATTTATGAAAACAAAAGATGAGGATGAAGATGCTTTTAAAAAGAGAAAAGCAGAGACAGCAAAAGAACTTCAATTGCACAATCTATTGATTCATAGCAATGGTGTAAGAAACTTCCTTAACTTTTTAAATATCACAGATTTTATAGCCCGTCAGGCAAAAGGTGGTGCGGCATGA
- the cmr6 gene encoding type III-B CRISPR module RAMP protein Cmr6, with protein sequence MSEKGKIKTFKKAKGFGFIKYSGGEIFFHINDVIASDSDKIKEGIDVEFEIGKGKEGKPAAKKIKVKSLYRQQNIPINDDISGINYFLPKDTYAAVKPEQIDNFNLLLNKIPYFDGKKFNFYKKDKKRNEILNLARRFNYNASFIKRLSERHKNSISQLLGSGSITSTTLSPDWRFIIGIGNESVYETSITLHHIYGIPYIPGQAVKGVVRSWIITEVFGQDEKKALKDALFCHIFGSPKESAIGEHQGSVIFFDALPITLPQLEVDVMNPHYGDYYQGKEKSNKPVPPADYLNPNPIPFLTVGKDTKFEFTVGMKKLKQAREVLKNGSSRLISECEGLTAEKNLHEIAISWLKKALTEHGIGAKTAVGYGYFEKT encoded by the coding sequence ATGAGTGAGAAAGGTAAAATAAAAACATTCAAAAAAGCTAAAGGCTTTGGCTTTATTAAATATTCAGGTGGAGAGATTTTTTTTCATATCAATGATGTAATAGCTTCTGACAGCGATAAAATCAAAGAGGGTATAGATGTTGAGTTTGAGATAGGGAAAGGCAAAGAAGGTAAACCTGCAGCTAAAAAGATAAAGGTAAAATCTCTATATAGACAACAAAATATCCCTATAAATGACGATATTAGTGGCATTAACTACTTTCTACCAAAAGATACTTATGCAGCAGTTAAGCCTGAACAAATAGATAATTTCAACCTTTTATTGAACAAAATACCATATTTCGATGGTAAAAAATTCAATTTCTATAAAAAAGATAAAAAGAGAAATGAAATCTTAAATCTTGCCAGAAGGTTTAATTACAATGCATCTTTCATAAAGAGATTAAGTGAAAGGCATAAAAATTCCATATCTCAACTACTTGGCAGTGGTAGCATAACATCAACTACTTTGTCACCTGATTGGAGGTTTATCATAGGCATAGGCAATGAATCTGTTTATGAGACATCAATAACCCTTCATCACATCTATGGCATACCATATATTCCGGGGCAAGCAGTAAAAGGTGTGGTAAGAAGCTGGATAATAACAGAGGTCTTTGGTCAGGATGAGAAAAAGGCATTAAAGGATGCACTCTTTTGCCATATCTTTGGCAGCCCAAAAGAGAGTGCTATTGGAGAGCATCAAGGCTCAGTAATATTTTTTGATGCCCTTCCTATTACTTTACCGCAACTTGAGGTTGATGTAATGAATCCGCACTATGGGGATTATTATCAAGGCAAAGAAAAAAGCAATAAGCCTGTTCCACCAGCGGATTATTTAAATCCCAACCCAATCCCATTTCTAACAGTAGGCAAAGATACTAAATTTGAATTTACTGTAGGAATGAAAAAACTCAAGCAGGCAAGGGAAGTCTTAAAAAATGGTTCAAGCAGGCTAATTTCTGAATGTGAGGGCTTGACTGCAGAGAAAAATCTACATGAAATTGCAATATCATGGCTTAAAAAGGCATTGACTGAACACGGCATCGGTGCAAAGACAGCAGTAGGATATGGATATTTTGAAAAGACTTAA